The following proteins come from a genomic window of Yinghuangia sp. ASG 101:
- a CDS encoding MBL fold metallo-hydrolase, giving the protein MTRAFPPSGLAEHPEPLVEGHPFRQWKTWRMPGDLTLTGYSRANDKTFFHIPELRCVLDAGLCEGRRAENVFLTHTHHDHVKDLDFLADRDGGTDIWLPAEAVPFAEAYLRSSAELNHGAAYDPALAGGHRLHGVRGGDTFTFGRRGHRVRVVRCEHKVPCVGYAFSAPVTSLLPEYAELRAELLGTGRGAEFGRIMARKRREGVAVDEVTHRPLFAFLGDTHTDVFADNPWLFDYPVLITECTFLDDAEKERADRVGHTVWSRLAPIVAAHPETVFVLTHFSLRHTDRDVLEFFRAVRRQDASGGPANILPWIHPGSRLPEQHQSSGG; this is encoded by the coding sequence ATGACACGGGCCTTCCCACCGTCCGGACTCGCGGAACACCCCGAACCGCTCGTCGAGGGCCACCCGTTCCGCCAGTGGAAGACCTGGCGGATGCCCGGCGACCTCACCCTCACCGGGTACTCGCGGGCCAACGACAAGACCTTCTTCCACATCCCCGAACTCAGGTGCGTGCTCGACGCGGGGCTGTGCGAGGGCCGCCGAGCGGAGAACGTCTTCCTGACCCACACGCACCACGACCACGTGAAGGACCTCGACTTCCTCGCCGACCGGGACGGCGGCACCGACATCTGGCTGCCCGCCGAGGCGGTCCCGTTCGCCGAGGCCTACCTGCGCTCCTCCGCCGAGCTCAACCACGGCGCCGCGTACGACCCGGCGCTCGCGGGAGGCCACCGCCTGCACGGGGTGCGCGGCGGCGACACGTTCACCTTCGGCCGCCGCGGCCACCGGGTGCGCGTCGTGCGGTGCGAGCACAAAGTGCCGTGCGTCGGCTACGCGTTCTCCGCGCCCGTCACCTCGCTGCTCCCCGAATACGCGGAGCTGCGCGCCGAATTGCTCGGCACCGGCCGAGGCGCCGAGTTCGGCCGCATCATGGCGCGGAAGCGCCGGGAGGGCGTCGCGGTGGACGAGGTCACCCACCGCCCGCTGTTCGCGTTCCTCGGCGACACGCACACCGACGTCTTCGCCGACAACCCCTGGCTGTTCGACTATCCCGTGCTCATCACGGAGTGCACGTTCCTGGACGACGCCGAGAAGGAACGCGCCGACCGGGTCGGCCACACGGTCTGGAGCCGCCTGGCCCCGATCGTCGCCGCGCATCCGGAGACGGTGTTCGTGCTCACGCACTTCAGCCTCCGCCACACCGACCGCGACGTCCTGGAGTTCTTCCGGGCCGTGCGGCGGCAGGACGCCTCCGGCGGCCCGGCGAACATCCTGCCGTGGATCCATCCCGGCAGCCGCCTCCCGGAACAGCACCAGTCCTCGGGCGGCTGA
- a CDS encoding NAD+ synthase, which yields MPQLRIALSQINPTVGDLARNADLVVAWTKRAAEQGAHLVAFPEMTLTGYPVEDLALRSSFVEASRRTLDALAVRLADEGLGDLAVVVGYLDRSATATPRLGLPAGAPQNAVAVLHGGRVAMRSAKHHLPNYGVFDEFRYFVPGDKLAVVRVHGVDVALAICEDLWQDGGPVAAVRAAGAGLLMVVNGSPYELAKDDVRLELARRRAAEAGCALAYVNMVGGQDELVFDGDSLVVDAAGAVLGRAPQFEESLLVADLDLPAASTDASAYNAGDVVADGLTIETATLSEAPAAAYEPRPPVIAAKLSDDAEIYGALVAGLRDYVVKNGFSSVLLGLSGGIDSALVAAIAADAIGGANVYGVSMPSRYSSEHSRDDAADTAARIGLDYRQVPIAPMVDAYLGSLKLTGLAEENLQARVRGTTLMGISNQDGHLVLATGNKSELACGYSTLYGDAVGGFAPIKDLPKTTVWRIARWRNAEALRRGEVPPIPENSISKPPSAELRPDQKDSDSLPEYDLLDDILDRYVERDMGRDAIVGAGFDPALVDRVLKLVDTAEYKRRQYPPGTKISLKAFGRDRRLPITSRWRES from the coding sequence GTGCCTCAGCTTCGGATCGCCCTCAGTCAGATCAACCCGACGGTCGGCGACCTCGCCCGCAACGCGGACCTGGTCGTCGCGTGGACCAAGCGCGCGGCGGAACAAGGCGCCCACCTGGTCGCCTTCCCCGAGATGACGCTCACCGGCTACCCCGTCGAAGACCTCGCGCTGCGCTCCTCGTTCGTCGAGGCCTCCCGCCGCACGCTCGACGCGCTGGCCGTCCGGCTCGCCGACGAGGGGCTGGGCGACCTCGCCGTGGTCGTCGGCTACCTCGACCGCAGCGCCACGGCCACCCCCCGGCTCGGGCTGCCGGCCGGAGCCCCGCAGAACGCGGTCGCGGTGCTGCACGGCGGCCGGGTGGCCATGCGGTCGGCGAAGCACCACCTGCCCAACTACGGGGTGTTCGACGAGTTCCGCTACTTCGTGCCCGGCGACAAGCTCGCCGTGGTCCGCGTGCACGGCGTCGACGTGGCGCTGGCGATCTGCGAGGACCTGTGGCAGGACGGCGGGCCGGTCGCCGCGGTGCGTGCCGCCGGAGCCGGGCTGCTCATGGTGGTCAACGGCTCGCCGTACGAGCTGGCCAAGGACGACGTGCGCCTCGAACTCGCCCGGCGGCGCGCGGCCGAGGCGGGGTGCGCGCTGGCGTACGTCAACATGGTCGGCGGCCAGGACGAACTGGTCTTCGACGGCGACTCCCTGGTGGTCGACGCCGCCGGCGCGGTGCTCGGCCGCGCGCCGCAGTTCGAGGAGTCGCTGCTCGTCGCCGACCTCGACCTGCCCGCGGCGTCGACCGACGCGAGCGCGTACAACGCGGGCGACGTGGTCGCCGACGGCCTGACGATCGAGACGGCGACGCTCTCCGAGGCACCAGCCGCCGCGTACGAGCCGCGACCGCCGGTGATCGCCGCCAAGCTGTCGGACGACGCCGAGATCTACGGTGCGCTGGTCGCGGGGCTGCGCGACTACGTCGTCAAGAACGGCTTCTCCTCCGTGCTGCTCGGCCTGTCCGGCGGCATCGACTCCGCCCTGGTCGCCGCGATCGCCGCGGACGCCATCGGGGGCGCGAACGTGTACGGCGTGTCGATGCCGAGCCGCTACTCCTCCGAGCACTCCAGGGACGACGCCGCCGACACCGCCGCGCGCATCGGGCTCGACTACCGGCAGGTCCCGATCGCGCCGATGGTCGACGCGTACCTCGGCTCGCTCAAATTGACCGGGCTAGCCGAGGAGAACCTCCAGGCGCGTGTGCGCGGCACCACGCTGATGGGCATCTCGAACCAGGACGGGCACCTCGTGCTCGCGACCGGCAACAAGAGCGAACTGGCCTGCGGCTACTCGACGCTGTACGGCGACGCGGTCGGCGGTTTCGCCCCGATCAAGGACCTGCCCAAGACGACGGTGTGGCGCATCGCGCGCTGGCGCAACGCCGAGGCGCTGCGGCGCGGCGAGGTGCCGCCGATCCCGGAGAACTCCATCAGCAAGCCCCCGAGCGCCGAGCTGCGCCCGGACCAGAAGGACTCCGACTCGCTGCCGGAGTACGACCTGCTCGACGACATCCTGGACCGCTATGTCGAACGGGACATGGGCCGGGACGCGATCGTCGGCGCGGGGTTCGACCCGGCGCTGGTGGACCGCGTCCTGAAGCTCGTGGACACCGCGGAGTACAAGCGCCGCCAGTACCCGCCGGGCACCAAGATCTCCCTCAAGGCCTTCGGCCGCGACCGCCGCCTGCCGATCACCAGCCGGTGGCGCGAGAGCTGA
- the sigJ gene encoding RNA polymerase sigma factor SigJ, whose product MTETIPGGRVREAGCDEAFERHRPVLLGLAYRMLGSWWDAEDVVQEAWLRWRRAVADTPVEEPRGWLVTATTRLALDQLRSARRRRESYVGPWLPEPVPSGRLALDPAESAAQRATVSLAALRLMERLSPPERAVYLLREAFELPYQDIAEAVGVTAAHARQLHRRAAAHLDGDRARFAVDSAEHLALVERFVAAAVTGDRSGLESLLARDVVLWNDGGGRARAARRPILGRDKVARFLLGVLGRRAPADAYVVAVNGGHALLLDSGERRLLLSPEIRDGGIAGIQGVVNPDKLRGVAVPGGHDRAARRTPLSADYSSH is encoded by the coding sequence ATGACGGAGACCATCCCCGGCGGCCGGGTGCGGGAGGCCGGGTGCGACGAGGCGTTCGAGCGGCACCGCCCGGTGCTGCTCGGCCTCGCGTACCGCATGCTCGGCAGCTGGTGGGACGCCGAGGACGTCGTCCAGGAGGCCTGGCTGCGCTGGCGCCGCGCGGTCGCCGACACGCCCGTCGAGGAGCCGCGCGGCTGGCTGGTCACCGCGACCACCCGGCTCGCCCTCGACCAGTTGCGGTCGGCTCGGAGGCGGCGCGAGTCGTACGTCGGCCCGTGGCTGCCCGAGCCGGTGCCATCCGGGCGGCTCGCGCTGGACCCGGCCGAGTCCGCGGCGCAGCGCGCGACGGTGTCGCTGGCCGCGCTGCGCCTGATGGAGCGGCTGTCGCCACCGGAGCGCGCGGTGTACCTGCTGCGCGAGGCCTTCGAACTGCCGTACCAGGACATCGCGGAGGCGGTGGGGGTCACCGCGGCCCACGCCCGCCAGCTCCACCGCCGTGCCGCGGCGCACCTCGACGGCGACCGGGCGCGTTTCGCGGTCGACTCCGCCGAGCACCTCGCGCTGGTCGAGCGGTTCGTCGCGGCGGCGGTGACCGGCGACCGCAGCGGGCTGGAGTCGCTGCTGGCCCGGGACGTGGTGCTGTGGAACGACGGCGGCGGCCGGGCGCGTGCCGCGCGCAGGCCGATCCTCGGGCGGGACAAGGTCGCGCGGTTCCTGCTGGGCGTCCTGGGGCGCCGCGCGCCCGCCGACGCGTATGTGGTCGCGGTCAACGGCGGCCACGCGCTGCTGCTGGACTCCGGGGAGCGCCGGCTGCTGCTCAGCCCGGAGATCCGCGACGGCGGCATCGCGGGGATCCAGGGTGTCGTGAATCCCGACAAGCTGCGCGGTGTCGCGGTGCCCGGCGGGCACGACCGCGCGGCGAGACGTACGCCACTCTCGGCCGACTATTCGTCACACTGA
- a CDS encoding carboxymuconolactone decarboxylase family protein gives MRERALNMQATAPEGYKAVLGLEKYARANVERTLYHLVKTRASVINGCAFCVDMHTQDALAEGEDVRRLFGVTAWREVPHFFNARERAALALTDAVTRISEGGVPDDVWAEVHAVFDEREAADLLLAISTINVWNRLAISTHMRPPNPPKAA, from the coding sequence ATGCGCGAGCGCGCCCTGAACATGCAGGCCACGGCGCCCGAGGGCTACAAGGCCGTGCTCGGCCTGGAGAAGTACGCCCGGGCCAATGTCGAGCGCACGCTCTACCACCTGGTCAAGACGCGCGCCTCGGTCATCAACGGCTGCGCGTTCTGCGTCGACATGCACACGCAGGACGCGCTGGCCGAGGGCGAGGACGTCCGCAGGCTGTTCGGCGTGACGGCGTGGCGGGAGGTCCCGCACTTCTTCAACGCGAGGGAGCGGGCGGCGCTGGCCCTGACCGACGCGGTCACCCGGATCAGCGAGGGCGGCGTGCCGGACGACGTCTGGGCCGAGGTCCACGCGGTCTTCGACGAGCGCGAGGCGGCCGACCTGCTGCTCGCGATCTCTACCATCAACGTGTGGAACCGGCTCGCGATCAGCACGCACATGCGGCCCCCGAACCCCCCGAAGGCGGCATGA
- a CDS encoding glutamine synthetase family protein — translation MDKQQEFVLRTLEERDIRFVRLWFTDVLGFLKSVAVAPAELEQAFAEGIGFDGSAIEGFARVHESDMLAKPDPATFQILPWRAEAPGTARMFCDILMPDGSPSFADPRFVLKRTLERASDRGFTFYTHPEIEFFLFKDMPLDGSAPTPVDHSGYFDHTPQMVSHDFRRLAITMLENMGISVEFSHHEGAPGQQEIDLRYADALSTADNIMTFRLVVKEVALEQGVHASFMPKPFSQYPGSGMHTHLSLFEGDRNAFYEAGAEYQLSKVGRSFIAGLLRHAAEMAAITNQWVNSYKRLWGASARTAGMGGEAPSYICWGHNNRSALVRVPMYKPTKGQSTRIEVRSIDSACNPYLTFAVLLGAGLKGVEEGYELPAGAEDDVWALTDAERRALGIAPLPQNLAEAIALMERSELLPEVLGEHVFEFFLRNKRHEWEEYRQQVTPFELAKYLPVL, via the coding sequence ATGGATAAGCAGCAGGAGTTCGTGCTCCGCACCCTGGAGGAGCGCGACATTCGGTTCGTGCGCCTGTGGTTCACCGACGTTCTCGGCTTCCTGAAGTCCGTCGCGGTGGCCCCTGCCGAACTCGAGCAGGCCTTCGCGGAGGGCATCGGGTTCGACGGCTCCGCGATCGAGGGCTTCGCGCGCGTGCACGAGTCCGACATGCTCGCGAAACCGGATCCTGCGACGTTCCAGATCCTGCCCTGGCGGGCCGAGGCGCCCGGCACGGCGCGCATGTTCTGCGACATCCTCATGCCCGACGGCTCGCCGTCGTTCGCCGACCCCCGCTTCGTGCTGAAGCGGACGCTGGAGCGCGCCTCCGACCGGGGATTCACGTTCTACACGCACCCCGAGATCGAGTTCTTCCTGTTCAAGGACATGCCCCTGGACGGGAGCGCGCCGACCCCGGTCGACCACAGCGGCTACTTCGACCACACGCCGCAGATGGTCAGCCACGACTTCCGGCGGCTGGCGATCACGATGCTGGAGAACATGGGCATCTCGGTCGAGTTCAGCCACCACGAGGGCGCGCCCGGCCAGCAGGAGATCGACCTGCGGTACGCGGACGCCCTCAGCACCGCGGACAACATCATGACCTTCCGCCTGGTGGTCAAGGAGGTCGCGCTCGAACAGGGCGTGCACGCGTCCTTCATGCCGAAGCCGTTCTCGCAGTACCCGGGCTCCGGCATGCACACCCACCTGTCGCTGTTCGAGGGCGACCGCAACGCCTTCTACGAGGCGGGCGCGGAGTACCAGCTCTCCAAGGTCGGCCGGTCGTTCATCGCGGGGCTGCTGCGGCACGCCGCCGAGATGGCCGCGATCACCAACCAGTGGGTGAACTCGTACAAGCGCCTGTGGGGCGCCTCCGCGCGGACCGCGGGCATGGGCGGCGAGGCGCCGTCGTACATCTGCTGGGGCCACAACAACCGCTCCGCCCTGGTGCGGGTGCCGATGTACAAGCCGACCAAGGGCCAGTCGACCCGGATCGAGGTCCGGTCGATCGACTCGGCGTGCAACCCGTACCTGACCTTCGCGGTCCTGCTCGGCGCGGGCCTGAAGGGCGTCGAGGAGGGCTACGAGCTGCCGGCCGGCGCCGAGGACGACGTGTGGGCGCTCACCGACGCCGAGCGCCGCGCGCTGGGCATCGCACCGCTGCCGCAGAACCTCGCCGAGGCCATCGCGCTGATGGAGCGCAGCGAGCTGCTGCCGGAAGTCCTCGGCGAGCACGTCTTCGAGTTCTTCCTGCGCAACAAGCGCCACGAGTGGGAGGAGTACCGGCAGCAGGTCACGCCGTTCGAGCTGGCCAAGTACCTGCCGGTCCTGTGA
- a CDS encoding TetR/AcrR family transcriptional regulator — translation MRNGVPSDNTPADRPARPGRRTLTRDDWAGAALEAMRESGLGAIAVEPLAERLGTTKGSFYWHFKDRDALIRAALERWVDESDAMMAAAARIADPVERGRWLTELAFTSPQSADVSTTLLVNSTHPVVGPFLERVTEERIAWGARLNEELGFAPDVARRHALAAWTVAVGIALVRRGAPRLLPRGEEADAFKRYIMELLSPPR, via the coding sequence ATGCGCAACGGTGTTCCCTCGGACAACACCCCGGCCGACAGACCCGCGCGGCCCGGGCGGCGCACGCTGACCCGGGACGACTGGGCGGGCGCGGCGCTGGAGGCGATGCGGGAGAGCGGGCTCGGGGCGATCGCGGTCGAGCCGCTCGCCGAACGCCTGGGCACCACCAAGGGCAGTTTCTACTGGCACTTCAAGGACCGCGACGCGCTGATCCGCGCGGCGCTGGAGCGCTGGGTCGACGAGTCCGACGCGATGATGGCCGCCGCCGCCCGCATCGCCGACCCCGTCGAACGCGGGCGGTGGCTGACCGAGCTGGCGTTCACGTCCCCGCAGAGCGCGGACGTCAGTACGACGCTGCTGGTCAATTCGACGCACCCGGTGGTCGGGCCGTTTCTGGAGCGGGTGACCGAGGAACGCATCGCGTGGGGTGCGCGCCTCAACGAGGAACTCGGCTTCGCGCCCGATGTGGCGCGCCGGCACGCGCTGGCGGCGTGGACCGTCGCGGTCGGTATCGCGCTCGTGCGGCGGGGTGCCCCGCGGCTGCTGCCGCGGGGCGAGGAGGCCGACGCGTTCAAGCGCTACATCATGGAGCTGCTGAGCCCGCCGCGGTGA
- a CDS encoding bifunctional [glutamine synthetase] adenylyltransferase/[glutamine synthetase]-adenylyl-L-tyrosine phosphorylase: MATSEPVSPGVSTARLVRLGFTDVDAAVRRLADPALASVRDPAQLLEALAATADPDLALLGLVRLAETADDRSVLLSTLAAAKPLRDRLLGVLGVSAALGDHLARHPDDWRTLVTYDVHEAHPTPEYFRRTLGAALDDPTRKPLTGDDALDALRVAYRRCLLSIAARDVCGTADVAQVSAELADLAGATLDAALGLVARELPEDAGQCRLAVIGMGKCGGRELNYVSDVDVVFVADAPPGVDEARALAAATRIAAAMMRACSHTTREGTIWPVDANLRPEGRNGPLVRTLASHLAYYERWAKTWEFQALLKARPVAGDSTLGNRYTESIAPLVWTAAQRDNFVPDVQAMRRRVVDSIPHAEVERELKLGPGGLRDIEFAVQLLQLVHGRADASLRSGSTLEALSALSAEGYVGRADGASLDEAYRFLRLLEHRVQLHRLRRTHLLPTDTADLRRLGRSTGFRANPVGELEAAWRRTRHEVRRLHEKLFYRPLLDAVARLQPGEARLTAKAAEQRLEALGYADPAGALRHLEALASGVSRRAAIQRTLLPVMLGWFADSADPDAGLLAFRQVSDALGNTHWYLRLLRDSGAGAGGAAAENMARVLSSGRLAPDLLLRAPEAVALLGDPDGLRPRSLSALESEILAAVGRAPSAEVAVQIARSVRRRELFRIAAADVLGHLDVDQVGRALSDVTAATLTGALRAATDAYARQTGAAMGTRLAVIGMGRFGGHEQGYASDADVLFVHEPEEGVAEPVAAKQAHAVANELRRLLQLPAADPPLVVDADLRPEGRQGPLVRTLASYRAYYDRWSKLWESQALLRAAPVAGDADLGARFLDLIAPLRWPAAGLDDKDVREIRRMKARIEAERLPRGADPTTHTKLGRGGLADVEWAVQLLQMQHAHTVPALRTTGTREALAAAAAAGLLDEQDARELDEAWVEATRVRNAVMVVRGRPSDQFPFDVRELAGVARLLGYRATEAGPVGAGTVIEDYRRITRHARSVVERVFYGEGEETPAGSR; the protein is encoded by the coding sequence ATGGCCACATCGGAACCGGTCAGTCCCGGAGTCTCGACAGCCCGCCTGGTCAGGCTGGGGTTCACCGACGTCGACGCGGCCGTGCGGCGGCTCGCCGACCCCGCCCTCGCGAGCGTCCGCGACCCCGCGCAACTGCTGGAGGCGCTGGCCGCCACCGCCGATCCCGACCTCGCCCTGCTCGGCCTCGTGCGGCTCGCCGAGACCGCGGACGACCGCTCCGTCCTGCTGTCCACACTCGCGGCGGCCAAGCCCCTGCGCGACCGCCTGCTCGGCGTCCTCGGCGTCAGCGCGGCCCTGGGCGACCACCTCGCGCGCCACCCCGACGACTGGCGCACGCTCGTCACGTACGACGTCCACGAGGCCCACCCCACGCCCGAATACTTCCGCCGCACCCTCGGCGCGGCCCTCGACGACCCCACCCGCAAGCCCCTCACCGGAGACGACGCGCTCGACGCGCTGCGCGTCGCGTACCGCCGCTGCCTGCTCTCCATCGCCGCGCGCGACGTGTGCGGCACCGCCGACGTCGCCCAGGTCTCCGCCGAACTCGCCGACCTGGCCGGCGCCACCCTCGACGCCGCACTCGGCCTGGTCGCCCGCGAACTGCCCGAGGACGCCGGGCAGTGCCGCCTCGCGGTCATCGGCATGGGCAAATGCGGCGGACGCGAGCTGAACTACGTGAGCGACGTCGACGTCGTCTTCGTCGCCGACGCCCCACCCGGCGTCGACGAGGCCCGCGCCCTGGCCGCCGCGACCCGCATCGCCGCCGCCATGATGCGGGCCTGCTCGCACACCACCCGCGAGGGCACCATCTGGCCCGTCGACGCCAACCTGCGCCCCGAGGGCCGCAACGGGCCCCTCGTCCGCACCCTCGCCAGCCACCTCGCGTATTACGAGCGCTGGGCCAAGACCTGGGAGTTCCAGGCCCTGCTCAAGGCCCGCCCGGTCGCCGGCGACAGCACCCTCGGCAACCGCTACACCGAGAGCATCGCCCCCCTCGTGTGGACGGCCGCCCAGCGCGACAACTTCGTCCCCGACGTGCAGGCCATGCGCCGCCGCGTCGTCGACTCGATCCCGCACGCCGAGGTCGAACGCGAACTCAAGCTCGGGCCCGGAGGGCTGCGCGACATCGAGTTCGCCGTCCAACTGCTGCAACTCGTGCACGGCCGCGCCGACGCGTCGCTGCGCAGCGGCTCGACCCTGGAAGCCCTCTCCGCCCTGTCCGCGGAAGGGTACGTGGGACGCGCCGACGGCGCGTCCCTCGACGAGGCGTACCGCTTCCTGCGGCTCCTGGAGCACCGCGTCCAACTGCACCGCCTGCGCCGCACCCACCTGCTGCCCACCGACACCGCCGACCTGCGCCGCCTCGGCCGCTCGACGGGCTTCCGCGCCAACCCGGTCGGCGAACTGGAGGCGGCCTGGCGGCGCACTCGGCACGAAGTGCGGCGCCTGCACGAGAAGCTGTTCTACCGCCCGCTCCTGGACGCCGTCGCGCGCCTGCAACCGGGGGAGGCGCGCCTGACCGCGAAGGCCGCCGAGCAGCGCCTGGAGGCCTTGGGCTACGCCGACCCCGCGGGCGCGCTGCGGCATCTGGAGGCGCTCGCGTCCGGCGTCAGCCGCCGTGCCGCGATCCAGCGGACCCTGCTGCCGGTCATGCTCGGCTGGTTCGCCGACTCCGCCGACCCGGACGCGGGCCTGCTGGCCTTCCGCCAGGTCTCCGACGCCCTCGGCAACACCCACTGGTACCTGCGCCTGCTGCGCGACTCCGGGGCCGGAGCGGGCGGCGCGGCGGCCGAGAACATGGCCCGCGTGCTGTCCTCCGGGCGCCTCGCCCCCGACCTGCTGCTGCGCGCCCCCGAGGCGGTCGCGCTGCTCGGCGACCCGGACGGCCTGCGGCCCCGCTCGCTGAGCGCGCTGGAGTCCGAGATCCTCGCGGCGGTCGGGCGGGCGCCGAGTGCCGAGGTCGCGGTCCAGATCGCGCGCAGCGTACGCCGCCGGGAACTGTTCCGCATCGCCGCCGCCGACGTCCTCGGCCACCTCGACGTCGACCAGGTCGGCCGCGCGCTGTCCGACGTGACCGCGGCGACGCTGACCGGCGCGCTGCGCGCCGCGACCGACGCATACGCCCGGCAGACCGGTGCCGCGATGGGCACGCGCCTCGCGGTCATCGGCATGGGCCGGTTCGGCGGCCACGAGCAGGGCTACGCCAGCGACGCGGACGTCCTGTTCGTCCACGAGCCGGAGGAAGGCGTCGCGGAGCCGGTCGCCGCCAAGCAGGCGCACGCCGTCGCCAACGAGCTGCGCCGTCTGCTGCAGCTTCCCGCCGCCGATCCGCCGCTCGTCGTCGACGCCGACCTGCGCCCCGAGGGACGCCAGGGCCCGCTCGTCCGCACCCTCGCCTCGTACCGTGCCTACTACGACCGCTGGTCCAAGCTGTGGGAGAGCCAGGCCCTGCTGCGCGCCGCGCCCGTCGCCGGGGACGCCGACCTGGGCGCGCGGTTCCTCGACCTCATCGCGCCCCTGCGCTGGCCCGCCGCCGGGCTCGACGACAAGGACGTCCGCGAGATCCGCCGCATGAAGGCCCGCATCGAGGCCGAACGCCTGCCGCGCGGCGCCGACCCGACCACACACACCAAGCTCGGGCGCGGCGGCCTGGCCGACGTCGAGTGGGCCGTGCAACTCCTCCAGATGCAGCACGCGCACACGGTGCCCGCGCTGCGCACCACCGGGACGCGCGAGGCGCTGGCGGCGGCTGCCGCGGCCGGACTGCTGGACGAACAGGACGCCCGGGAACTGGACGAGGCGTGGGTGGAGGCGACGCGCGTCCGCAACGCGGTCATGGTCGTGCGAGGCCGCCCGTCCGACCAGTTCCCGTTCGACGTGCGCGAACTCGCCGGGGTCGCGCGTCTGCTCGGCTACCGCGCGACCGAGGCCGGGCCGGTCGGCGCCGGAACGGTCATCGAGGACTACCGGCGCATCACCCGGCACGCACGCTCGGTCGTCGAACGGGTGTTCTACGGCGAGGGCGAGGAGACCCCGGCCGGCTCGCGCTGA
- a CDS encoding phosphatase PAP2 family protein, translated as MGGTESRETQPRSLPKSSAASGSTATEIGPPTAAVRFLRYVRTPRRPRFVVELALVALSYWVYSLIRNAVPNRESLAMERAWQLLDFEKTLHIDIEYSINHAINKVTWLIVGMNYYYATLHFVVTIGVLVWLFHWHPGRYGAVRWVLFITTALALFGYFFYALAPPRLLPGAGYIDTVLVHETWGSMASGDMKNVSNQFAAMPSMHIGWSTWCALAIWKFARPLWVRVLGLLYPLLTLTVIMATGNHFLLDAVGGWVTLAAGFAIQRLVFARSAYRFPRYTPDDPRSEEYRARTASEDVPGGGATDSQREPAGVSSPSP; from the coding sequence ATGGGGGGCACAGAATCCCGGGAGACCCAGCCGCGGTCGCTGCCGAAGTCGTCGGCGGCGTCGGGCTCCACAGCCACCGAGATCGGACCGCCCACGGCTGCCGTCCGGTTCCTGCGCTATGTGCGGACGCCGCGGCGTCCCAGGTTCGTCGTCGAACTGGCATTGGTGGCACTGAGTTATTGGGTCTACTCGCTGATCCGCAACGCGGTGCCCAACCGCGAATCGCTCGCGATGGAACGCGCGTGGCAGCTGCTCGACTTCGAGAAGACGCTGCACATCGACATCGAGTATTCGATCAACCACGCGATCAACAAGGTCACCTGGCTGATCGTCGGGATGAACTACTATTACGCCACCCTGCACTTCGTCGTGACCATCGGTGTGCTGGTGTGGCTTTTCCACTGGCATCCGGGGCGCTACGGCGCGGTCCGCTGGGTCTTGTTCATCACGACCGCGCTCGCGCTGTTCGGGTATTTCTTCTACGCCCTCGCTCCGCCGCGGCTGCTGCCGGGCGCCGGCTACATCGACACGGTCCTCGTCCACGAGACGTGGGGGTCGATGGCGTCGGGCGACATGAAGAACGTGTCGAACCAGTTCGCGGCGATGCCGTCGATGCACATCGGCTGGTCGACCTGGTGCGCCCTGGCGATCTGGAAGTTCGCCCGGCCGCTGTGGGTGCGCGTCCTGGGCCTGCTCTACCCGCTGCTGACGCTGACCGTCATCATGGCCACCGGCAACCATTTCCTCCTGGACGCGGTCGGCGGGTGGGTCACGCTCGCGGCGGGCTTCGCGATCCAGCGGCTGGTGTTCGCGCGCTCCGCCTACCGTTTCCCCCGGTACACGCCCGACGACCCACGGTCGGAGGAGTACCGGGCCCGGACGGCGTCCGAGGACGTGCCGGGGGGCGGGGCGACCGACTCTCAGCGCGAGCCGGCCGGGGTCTCCTCGCCCTCGCCGTAG